Proteins from a genomic interval of Bacteroidota bacterium:
- a CDS encoding cyclic nucleotide-binding domain-containing protein has translation MSCCDDIGCLNCDYKSSIFNSLTESQLKYMSENRYTVDYKNGELIYKQGTKSTHVISFVSGLAQVVHSDNGSNSLVLRLIKPPEFITGLGVFFDDFHHYSVSTLKQSRVCFINI, from the coding sequence ATGAGTTGTTGTGATGATATTGGTTGTTTAAATTGTGATTATAAGTCTTCAATTTTTAATTCCTTAACGGAAAGCCAGCTGAAGTATATGTCTGAAAACAGATATACCGTAGATTATAAAAATGGTGAATTGATTTATAAGCAAGGTACCAAAAGCACGCATGTTATTTCCTTTGTTTCGGGTTTAGCTCAAGTCGTTCATTCTGATAATGGGAGCAATTCACTTGTCTTGAGGCTGATTAAACCCCCAGAATTTATTACAGGCTTAGGTGTGTTCTTTGATGATTTTCATCATTATAGCGTTTCAACCTTAAAACAATCGAGAGTTTGTTTTATTAATATTT